In Cryptococcus neoformans var. neoformans B-3501A chromosome 3, whole genome shotgun sequence, the DNA window GAAACGCCCTATTCCTTACCTGGTCCCACACACTTCTAACGATAACGACAGTCGGCTTCCCTCTGGTGTGACGAGCGTCCTGCCGCCGAACCCCCTTTTCCGTGAGTCTCGACTCTCTCTGGTTAAATTCTGTCATTTCTTGATTACAGTGCTTACTAATTTTCACAGGGGAACAGTCCAATGCAAGCTCTACACCCCATCCTACAACCACTTCTGCTACTGCTTCTGTCGCCCCAAACCACATCTCCGTCATTGGCTCCACTTCTTTTGCTGTTCCAGCCCCTCTCACCAAGCCCAGGGGCGAAGGGAGCGCGGGTGATGGGTACGTGCTGAGGGAAGCCATGGGTCTGGGAGGCCCAGAGTACGACGGATTGTGGAACGAGGTCCACGTaagcatcttcttcacagTGCTCACTGTATAATTTTGCTCACTCAATCCCCTACAGGAGCAAGTGCGGGAGGCGGCGGTACAAGGtgtggggaggaggatgtgaCGGGTGACATGGAGGGAAGTGGACCACGACTCAAGGAGCCTGGTCCATCGTATTGTAAGCCTATTCTCTACTCCAGtatttgaagaagaaatgcAGCTAACGATGTATAGATGCGGGAGAGGGTGCCCGAGGTCTTCAAGAGCCGGCGGTATGCGCCGAACATCTGGCCGTTGTTGTCGTATTAGTTATGTTGTCATACGTAAAAGTAATACATAGTAGTAGTGCATGATGCATTCAGATAGAGTCAAAACAAACCGAGTCAAGCTAGCTGTGGTGACCAATTGTAACAAATCATAATCGAGATGATTTCAACCCGTAACTAGGCTTGAAATAAATCGGTACAGAGCTTGAAACAAATCGTTTTTCGGGTTGCCAAAAGGTTTGTTACAATACATTCACGGTATTGTTTTAATTCAGTATCAGCGGTTTGTTTCCGGATCTTTCGATTTGTTTCCGGATCTTTCGGTTTGATTCAATACATTCGCCGTATTATTTCAATTCGTTGGGTCGGATTTATCGATTTGATTTAATTTTTGGGGTCGGATTTATCGATTTGATTTAATCTTACAGGATATTACAGTGCGGCGAATTAAATCAAACCGTTCCGCGTCTCATAGTGTTTATATTCTAGCCTTCAAACCTGTACCGTTGGATAAGCAGTCTCTCCAACGCTTTAACTACAAACACTGCAAATGAATTATTTGTTCGTAACATCAATGGTCGGAAACAGTACTATATACGAAGTACGAACGTGCAGTACTGTACTACTGGTACTGTTACAGTGCTTTTTAGAGTTCCCGGGAGTGTTGTGTCTGAATGCAACGCCTTTTTCAGACTACTCGGTCAGTGGCCGGCATCGGAGTCCGCCTCGTTACCAGttaattattattattaataATAATGGCGTTGGAAAATCAGCTCCCGTGAGAAGGTGCGGTGCCTATTTGCCGCAGCTATGCGGGGAAACCTTCGTTCCCCTCATTCTGCAGCACAGCGAACAACAGAGGGTAAGCTCGAGCTGTCAATCGTCctgtcttctctcctcacATCAACGCGCTAGCCCTACATTCCTGCTCCTAGCCATGGACTTCTATCCTCCTCAGCTGGCTGGACAATCCAGTACAACCACCTCGCTAGAACACCTAGGATCCTCCACCCAGGCCAATCAACAGCCTGTGACTCCTGACACCGCGACCACGGACaataaaagaaagaagcgcACAGGAAGTAGCGGAAAGGATGGGACCAAGATAAAAAAAACAAGGCAGAGCCGTGAGTAATTATAGCTTGCGCTGCTGTTGCGGTCCCATAATACTGATGTTGCACAATAGAGTCATGTGATGGTGAGTATGGGACGAAAACCCTCAATACTTCTCGTCTCTCTCCAAATTTGATGAAACTGATGAAGATCTTGGCTATTAATGATTCTTTAGCTTGCCGCGCCCGAAAGTACGCGCCTTCCCTGCCAACTATGTCATTGTTGATTGCTTACTTCTGTATCGTCCAGAGTCAAATGCGACAGACCGCCTCCGGGAAAAGAGACTGACGGTCCAATCAAGAACATGTGCAGCCATTGCGCTCAGCTGAATCTACCATGTGCGTGTTTGGAAGTTATCTACTTGAAAGTACTTTGTTTATCTTTTGTTCACGCAGGTACTTTCGATTATGTGCAACGGAAAAGGGGTCCCCCCAATATGTAAGGAATTCGCTCTGTCCATAGGCTCGAATAAGCATCACTTACTTCATCTTCGACAGGTATTTGAAGCGTATACAGGAAGATCAGCAGGTTGAATGCAACGAAAACGGAAAATCCATCTCATCAACTGTTGGTTCTTCAAAATTCAGCTCTGAAGTACCCGCAACTATACCACGTGCCCCTCCACCGCTACAGGCTGCGTTGCGGGGAACACCACCTGCGACGTCGGATAACACGTCTTCTGAATGGCAGCCGACCTTGGGCATGACTATGTCTACTACACGCGCGGCTCATGCTGGACATTACCCTATCATGTCCATTTCTGCCAGTTCGTCTCCCAGTGTCCAGGCCGTTACAGTACCTCTCGGACTTTCACCTCTACGTTCAAGGAGTTATCTCCCTGTCTCTCTTGACCCCTCCCATTCACTGGCTACAAGTCAAACTCCGAGTGCACAATCTTCACCGCTTCACTTACCTCAACACCTTGCTTATATCAACCACACATATGACCCGCGAAATCCTCTTGATTCTGTCCTTCCACGTCGGCTTCTTTACCATATCATTGACCTATACTTTGATTATATTTATTGCTTAATTCCTTGCTTGCACAGACCATCATTTATCCACGATCTGAACACAAAACGGGAAGAAAACCCGGATCAGGAGGAATGGGTGATCTTGGTTCTGGCTGTTGTAGCAAGTACGTTAGTGCAGCTTCCGAGAAGCTTTGTCGATCTGCCCAGAAATGAAGTCAAGGACCTCGTTTTAAGATGTCACAATAGAATCAAAGACTATTTAGCACGAGATTTCGATACTATTACCGTGACAAGAAGTGAGTCTTCTCCCGAAAACGTGGTGATCATACTAAGAGCAGATGCTATAGCCATCATTATCTATCTCAGCTTGTAGGTGACAGTTTATTGACCATTCTTGTTGTGGGTGTACGGGCTAACAGCTCAACGATGGTTAACTAGATACGTTTATGGAATCACTGGGCACATCGTAGTCAGCCATGGATTATTCGGTCAGAATTACGTTTTCATGCTTGCTCTACGAGCCCATGAGGAAGGTGTAAGCTTTCTCCCTTTGTTGCGCCAACGGCAGACTGACTCATTGGCCCATCAAGACATACGCTACACTGGGAAACATTGAGCGGGTACTTTTGAGACGGATGTTTTGGCTCATGTATGGTGGGGATAAGACACTTGCTTTCACAGGAGCTTTCCCTGTATTATTCCATGAAGACGATTGTGCCAGTGTGGCGCTTCCCGACGACATGTAGGTAAAAAGTATCGTGTAGTGATCGAAACTGATCTGTTTCAAtcagtgatgatgaatacttgacggaagaaggatataCAAAACAACCCGAATCCTACACTTCAGTGTTGAGCGGCTTCCGCTATATCAGCCATCTTTTTCGCGGTAAGTGAATCACCAGGTGTATATGTTGATATGACTTCTAACTTCATGATATAGTTTCAGGAGAAGTGTTGGATAAGCGTCGACGAGATAAAATAAGGTCGCCGTCTGGTTTAATGCTCCAAATGAGAATCAATGAGATTAATGAGCTTTACAACCGTACGATGTCCATCATGGATTTTTGCCCCGCACCTTTAAAGTTAGATTACAGATCCGCAAGTGCATCTGTCATGTGAGTCGTCTCCTCGAGCTGCCTATTACAACCAAGGCGATGGGCCAATTTCAAGCATAGGTCTATGTCTCCAGATTGGGACGAAAGAATCAAGAGTGACATTCATACCATCTTTTCTGACCCCAACGAACATGACATGGATCTCGTCAAGGACTTCTACTTAGTTCAGCAGGCCAATATCTACGTCACACAGGTGAGCAGAGCTTGTGTTGTTATTTGTATACCAATGCCGATTACTGACGAACAAGAACAGCAACTAGTTCGGTTCATAATTATCCAATATCGAGAAGAGCTCCTCGAAATTCAGCAAGACGAAGCACACCATGGATTAGACCTCGCCCAAAGGGAAGCGATGAAACGCTCAATCAGAGAACAGACacaagatgaaaaggatgaggtAGTCGTTGACATGCTATCTATCTTGCAAAAAATTCCAATTCAAGTTCTCGGTAGGTGCTGTTTTTGTGTGAATATCTCATTCGTGGCTTCAATTTACACAACATACAGCGGTGAACAGTTTCACTATTATCGAGAAGGTTCGATCTGTTGCTTCGAGTCTGCTTGATTTTTTGGACCATGGTGAAGACATGGGGTTGCCGCCGCTTTCGTCTCATGAAACAAGAGCGCAGAAAGCCCAGAGAAATCTTTGTGCGTAAACTGCCCATTGCATCTTTGCAAGATTGTCTGACTCTGAACTAGGGAAGTTCCTAAATTACTTGTCCGAAATCGAGAGTATGTACTCCTGGCATGACGAGAAAGGGACGGGTAAAGGATTTTAATTACCAGCGAGCCGGGCAGAAAAAGGTGGGGGGTTAGGGACAGCTGAGGAGAAGACCCCGTTGGTTGTAAAGCGTTGTATCGCCAAACGACTGAtattgttgctgttgctaTGGTGACAGATGTTGTATCTGCATGGCATTGCTTTCACAGTTGCATTGCATTCACAGTCTTAACTTCACATTATTGTACAACtacttttctttctctatCAACATAGAGACAGCTTCTATAGGTGTTAGAAGAATAACCTTATTTattggaaagaaaaagcgaTCGCAATCATTCAGTCACTTAACTACGTACTCATCCACGAATGGAGACACTTTTAGTCACCCCTGTATAGTTATAAGTATGCTTCTAAAAAATGTAAAAATGGTTCCGTTAATATGGCTAAGAAGCGTGCTCATTATGGGATTAGTTTTACTAATCGTCGATTAGATGTTGTGTTTTATTACTCTTGCATGGAGTAGAATCCAATGCATAGAGTACCACCGCTGGATAGTACTGGCTTGGGGCTACATGTACATATAATTATCATCAAGGTCGAAAGTCATGCATATGGACTTGTAGTATATGACCTTTTACTATGGAGCATAGCTCTAGTAGCTAGTACGTAGGTAATGGTCCGCTTGCCGGCGGTGAGCCCCGCTGCTGGCCGaatgataataataataaataatgTTTATTTATCACTGCACGTCCCGCTGTCTTACTGTCTTTCTTTTAATCTCCTTCTATACTTCTCAGCCGTCACTTTCAGCTATTAGACTATACTTCTTCCGTCAGAATTTCTGAGCCATAGTATTTTTTTGTATTCTCTTGACGTCTACTTATCACTTCATCGGAACTCAGTCAAGACATTGGCCCAATACACCAAAAGTGCGAAGAGGCAGCCATCAGGTAAAGTATTGTAGAGGGCTTTGTAGCTGACTCGGAACCATAGGCAGTCATGTGGTAGTCAACTGGTAAACACTCCATTACGAATACTTTTTACTCCTTGGATGCTCTGACGAATGTCCATCAGCAAGCTATAGCAAGTCGTCCTGCTGTACATTTACTACTTGAGCTCTGGACGGAGCTCTCAAACCTAGATGAACACACCTTTTTACTTGGCGAATGCGGTTGAGAGCTACGTTGCTACTCCCCATTTGTGCTGATGTCAACAGAACTGTATCGTCAACGGGGCTTACGTTctctgatgatgaaagcAAATACAGCTGGTGCAACATTCCAGGTACTGGCATACAGCGCTGCCTCCTTTGCACCGAACGAAAACTATGTCCTTGCTGCTTTTACCACTCATGTAAAAATCTCTACAATTTGGCAATTCATTATACAATGCAGTTGATAAATTCGAGAGTTGATGACATTATAGAAAGATGGTGATGCAGAGCCCTCGATCCGCCGTTTAAAtcccctttcctccttcctcatcaaacgAACTGTGATTCTCGAACTCTTCGACGGCATACTGTCTCACTGTTGAAGCTACCTTCATGCCCCCGttcaacatcatccttgTTCGACTTGACTGATAAGCTGTTGGCTTTTTACTTTCGGCGGTTATGGTGGGCGGTTGCTTCCTTGCGCCTTTCATTGGGTGAAAATATCTATCAACAGCAACCTCCAGATTTTTgcgagatgatgagcatgGTGGAATTCCACAGTTTCAGCGTGGAGGTGATGAACAGCTGTCCTATCTGTCCCCTGCCCTACGCTGTACGAATCATGAATGTGAAAGACCTCTAAGTTTCTCCTTATGTATTCTTTGACTGACCATAGCTATAGACTCTTTGTATTAGGCGCTCGATATATTTGATCAACCAGACACCTTTCTTCATTAGTCTATCAGAATTGCCCAAGACCGACGGGGTTTTCATTGCCTCTCAGGACAGGCAACTCtccggaagaggaagatgagttAGAACAAAGATGAGTTAGAACAAAGATGAGTTAGAACATTCATTATCGAATGGATTGATGTTTTATGCCGTATCTTCGAGATTGGTGACTATTATCGATGGGTATGTTGAAGCTTTTAATTTCATTTACGTTTTCTGGCAAACTGTTCATTCGTAAAGTAAACTCGCTCGACGAGGTGAAGCAGGAGACGCTCGCTTGGGTGTATCAGCTTGTGTTGTCGAGCTGTCTTTATGAACGAGATTAATGACCTCCGATCCTATTAGGACCATATCTCTCCGCCTTGTCCACAGTAGACGTTTATATCAATCGCAACCTCTGAGATAGATACCTTTAACTTCATATCCTACTCCCCGTTCTTCACATTACATTTCGGACACATGATGGTAGATGTTTAGTCGGGCTTGGTGTTGTGGTAACGTACTTAGCTAATGGCATGAGGGATAAATATAAATTTCTTCAGGTGCTGAGGGATCTGAGGGTGTTATGCCAGGCGCCAACGTCGTATCTGAGAGTGAAAATAAGAAGTGGGCATTGCTTAACTGGAGACCgaagaaggtcgaagaggaggatggtggaatGTCTGGCaatgaagagatgggcaTGACTGTATTCTTGCTCAAGTTTGGTGAAGGCATGGGTAAGTTACTATTCCGTTTCCGGTCGCAGAATTGCTGCTAACGACTACTTCAGAGGAAGTCCCCGTTTCTCGACTATATATTTCTGCCCTTACTATCGGCCTCTCTTACTTCATTGGCAGTGTTGGAGGAGGCCTTATCCCCCTCATTCCTTACATGGAAATAAACATTAAAATTATCATTCGGCCGGCAGCGGGGCTCACCGCCGGCAAGCGGACCACTACCTACGTACTAGCTATGCTCCATAGTAAAAGGCCATATACTACAAGTCCATATGCATGACTTTCGACCTTGATGATAATTATATGTACATGTAGCCCCAAGCCAGTACTATCCAGCGGTGGTACTCTATGCATTGGATTCTACTCCATGCAAGAGTAATAAAACACAACATCTAATCGACGATTAGTAAAACTAATCCCATAATGAGCACGCTTCTTAGCCATATTAACGGAACCATTTTTACATTTTTTAGAGGCATACTTATAACTATACAGGGGTGCTTTTAGTAACCCAATTAACACTTCGCGTGTCCCGCCTTTTTTTAGTCCCCCTCCATAAGTACTAATGTCCCGGCCTTGCTTCTTATCTCGAGCACAAcgccagcaacaacaagccTGGCCCTCGTTTATTTTCCCTTGTCCACTCGCATCGCGCGTTCCACTTTTTTGTGGTTTATAATAGTAAGTAGCCTAATAATTATAACCGTCCACCGATTTTTTGAAAGCACCATAGTCAGAGCTGGTGAACGGTGGTTGGGCTGCCCGACAGGCGGTGACAGCGCTCCCATCTCTGCTCGTTACGTACAGAAAATCAGGCGGAACACATCAGAATATACACTAATACCAATGTAGTAGAGATGATCGATATTTTATAATTATCTCATCTTTTAGCGTATCTCTCGTTTCTTTCTGTTGTTGATTTTTGATTTATTTTGACCAGTTTACTGCTCACTTCACTGTTCCTCGCCATTTAACGATCATTACTTGTTGCTTGCACCTTATACTTGTCCGTCATGAAATACATCTATACACATCTCAAGGAATTCTTTAAAGTATCTGATTGGAACGAAGACGTAAGTGCTAACTGAATATCCTATTAAATAATCAACTTACACCTTCTGCATACATCTATCTTCCCACTAACCATTTGATATTCTAGATCAAAGGCCCCTTCGGCCTCCAACCCCCTCCCGGCGATTGGGCAGAGTTCAAGAGACGCATAGCTGGTCAGCGAGCATATACCGTTTTGCACAGTGAATAGTAGAGAGTGTAGAAGCTGATAATCGTATAGAACTACAGCAACAATGTcctgaaggagagggaatcAAGGTTATTTTTGCTGCTCGGCATGGCCAAGGTTCGCCTCTCATACATGCAGCAATGGCTGACGTTTTGAGCTGTATATGGCTGACAGTTGCTTCAAGCTCAGCACAACACCATCAAAGAAATATACCAAATACCGGATGACATAGTACGTCCATGCTGTTATCTTATCCGCAAAGGCAAATGGCCATCAGCTCAAGTATGTTCTTCCCAAACTTGGCAACGCCTTTGCCCCTCTATTAATAGGGCCAGATCCTTCATCCTATTCTTGACCCAGACTTGACAGACCTTGGCCGCTCCCAAGCAGCAGATCTCGGATATGCATTACAAAGGGAGGTCAAGAGAGGTATGCCTCTACCCAATAAGTGGTATGTGAGTCCGATGAAGCGTGCAGGGGAGACTTGCGGGATTGAATGGGGTTGGCTATTCGAAGAGAATAAAGGCAAGGGTAAAAGTCATGGAGTACCAGCTACAGTCATTGAGGTAAATTACTCTCTTTGGCATATTTATCTGGGAGTATTGTTCCTGACTCGCATCCATTATCAGAACGTACGCGAGCACCTGCACGTCCACGAATGTGATAAAcgatcttctctctctgaGCTACAGAGGgattttccttccttcacatACACTCCAGAGgtaaaggaggaggacgagttGTGGCAGTCAGGTGAAGTTAGGAATCGGGAAACTGAGGAAGAGCTCGTGGCTCGATGTGGAGCAGGGATCGCACAAGTTTTGGATATGAGCAACGATTCCACCTGTACGTACAAGATGCAAGGTGGTCAACGGTTTATTGTTGACATTACCTTTTCCCCGCAGATATAAGTATCACATCCCATTCAGGGGCTTTAAGGGGCATTTACAAATCACTTGGAGTGCCTTCTCGAAACTTAATAGTTGGCGAGATGAACATTTTGGTTCTTcgggtgaagaagattgaagaaTTAAAAAGGACAGACAAGGGAACAGGAGAAGTTACTGTTAGGGCCTagtcatcctcgtcttgTTGTACTGCATGCTACATCCAGTATATTTATGTATACTCTACGTGAAAAATCTAGACTTGTCGCGTCAAATGCACACGACTTCCTATTTATACAGCTCCTTATACAAGCACCGACGTAATTTAGGCTATGGTACTTTTTGATATCTTCTCAAACACAAATGTCACTCTCCCAgttcctccactttccgCGATGCTTCTCAGATTATGCCTTCTTTGGCTGAACCCCGTATTCTCCTCGTCCGCTGCCCTCGCTTTCTTCAGCATGACTCCACTTCTTACTATCCCAGATTTGCGTTTTTTGGGTACCAaaacttcttcatctgagTCAAGATCATCCTCATGCCTTTCATGGGGGCTCTCGAAGGCCAGAGAGCCATATGTCTTGATGTTTTGGGATAAAGGGGCACTATCAGTCTCCCACGAATCGAACAGTACGTTATACAGAAGAGAGTCTTGTATGCCACGGAATGATGCAGGTTCAAAAGGATCGAAATGTGCCCAGTGCTTCAGCGCGGCGAGTTTGTTTTTTTGCTCTTGAATGGCCTAGTCCGTGCAATCATTAGTGGCTGCTAAATATCTCACTTCAACTTTCACCGACCTTGCGACGCATTTTGGGAGTCTGAATCAACGAGAGAAGCAGTGAGTGATTTGATTCAAGATGATTGAAAAAAGGAGCGCGCTCACGGGTTCGGGATCATATTTATTGGCACTGACAAAAGTGGGATGATCGTTTTCGTCACTATCACTTTCCTCAGACGCATTGTCTGGCAGGACCTTTGAATTATGCTCCCCTTCCGCAATGTCCCTCGTTTCGCCTACAGGTTTTCTCGTGCACTGACAACCCAACAAATCATCTGTTGAAGTCACATCAGAACAAATCAACGGAAAGGCACACCACATACGTGTTTGACAACCGTCCGTTCGTACATTCAGGGTGAATATGTCCCTCAATTCTGCTGCCGAGAAAGCTTCATGGTCCAAGTCAGTCAGAAAACCATGCGTTAGTTATAGTCACATTGTATTACATACAATCTTTGCTCGTCTGTTTCTCTGTACGCGTTTGATCCATCATCTGGTCTGATAGCCCCGTCTTAGTAATTTGACGTTGATAGATTTTCTCATCGATGGCGTTAGTAGTGAGAAAGCGATAGATATAGACTGGGCGCTTTTGCCCGTCGCTTTTCATGTGTAAGTATAGACGTCAAATCGCCACGACTGAAAATGCAGAACTGACCGATGTATCCGGGCCATAGCTTGGAGGTCGGTGGAGGGGTTCCTGCATAGTGTCACCATTGTCAACTTAGCCCCTCTATTAAAAAGCCTGCTGCCCACCAATCGCTGTCGAACAAAATCAACCTCGATCCACTATCACTCTGTTAGTCTTCCTCAACGACCCGCGCACAAAATCGACGCACC includes these proteins:
- a CDS encoding hypothetical protein (HMMPfam hit to Zn_clus, Fungal Zn(2)-Cys(6) binuclear cluster domain, score: 40.1, E(): 6.1e-09), coding for MDFYPPQLAGQSSTTTSLEHLGSSTQANQQPVTPDTATTDNKRKKRTGSSGKDGTKIKKTRQSQSCDACRARKVKCDRPPPGKETDGPIKNMCSHCAQLNLPCTFDYVQRKRGPPNMYLKRIQEDQQVECNENGKSISSTVGSSKFSSEVPATIPRAPPPLQAALRGTPPATSDNTSSEWQPTLGMTMSTTRAAHAGHYPIMSISASSSPSVQAVTVPLGLSPLRSRSYLPVSLDPSHSLATSQTPSAQSSPLHLPQHLAYINHTYDPRNPLDSVLPRRLLYHIIDLYFDYIYCLIPCLHRPSFIHDLNTKREENPDQEEWVILVLAVVASTLVQLPRSFVDLPRNEVKDLVLRCHNRIKDYLARDFDTITVTRTIIIYLSLYVYGITGHIVVSHGLFGQNYVFMLALRAHEEGTYATLGNIERVLLRRMFWLMYGGDKTLAFTGAFPVLFHEDDCASVALPDDIDDEYLTEEGYTKQPESYTSVLSGFRYISHLFRVSGEVLDKRRRDKIRSPSGLMLQMRINEINELYNRTMSIMDFCPAPLKLDYRSASASVMSMSPDWDERIKSDIHTIFSDPNEHDMDLVKDFYLVQQANIYVTQQLVRFIIIQYREELLEIQQDEAHHGLDLAQREAMKRSIREQTQDEKDEVVVDMLSILQKIPIQVLAVNSFTIIEKVRSVASSLLDFLDHGEDMGLPPLSSHETRAQKAQRNLWKFLNYLSEIESMYSWHDEKGTGKGF